The sequence below is a genomic window from Bdellovibrio bacteriovorus.
CGCGCCTACTTCCGTGTAAACTAACTTTTGTGAGGACATTATTTTTTATTTTCTTACTCTGGAACGTTACGGCTCTTGCTCAGGATAAATCCCTGACATTAGGAATTCCGTATCAAGTCAAACGAGTGACCTCTATCATCGAATATCAAAACTTCGTGCAAAAAGCCTTGAAGGATGCGGGCTTTGAATCTCGTATCAAAGTTACTTCTGGCAAAATTCCCTATGACGAGATGCTTTCGGGCGGTGTCGATGGAATCCTTTACGATGATCTGCATATAAAGAAGGATCGCAAAAACACAGTAAGTACTTCGTTTCCTTTAATAAACACACGAAGCCGTTTCTTTTACCGCAAAGAAAACCCGAAATTTAAAAATAAGAATTTTTCCAATGCTGTCTTGGCAGAGTTAAAAGGCTGCGTTTCTTCGGCGAATAAGATCATCGAAGAAGAAGCTCTTCGTCGGAAGCTTAATTTCATAAACTCGAACAGCCCGCTTCAAAGCGTCACCGCCGTTCTTGAGGGCAAGGCAGACTATTTTATCGCGATTGAAGAAGTCGGAAAAAGCGCGGTGAATTCTCACCCTGAAGCAAAAAATAAAATCGTTTACAGTGAGGAAGTATTCAAAGAAGTTCCGCTCTATCTTACCTTCCACAAAAAACACGCCAAGGACATGCCAAAAATCGAAAGAGCTTTGGTGAAAAACCTGCGCGGCGACCTACGGCAGTATCCACAAATCTCAGAAAACCTGAATAAAGATCCCTAGGTCACGGTCTGTTCGAACCTTTTTTCGATATTTTTTTGTTCCAACAGCTTCTTCACAATAAGAATAAAAACGCCGGTAAGAATAAGATTTAGTGCCAAAGACAAAAAGCCAATTGTCACATGAGCCCCAGTGATACCGTAAGAAAGGGATACTGCCAATACACCAGCACCCACTTCGCCCCTAGGAAATAGTGAAATAGAAACAGCCAGTCGCTCTTTGAAGGTAGCCTCTTTCCTATAGCAAAATGCTGCAAACAATTTTCCAATATTAGCCAATAAAGTTATCATCACTACGTGAAATAAGGTTTCTAAAACACCCATTTCCAAGGCTACTAAACGGCGTTCACCAAAGGCAGCAGGCATCGACAATCCGACTAAAAACATGAACGCACTTGATACTATCAAGCCTACAGTTTCTTCGTCTGAACTGCCTGGTGTATCTTCTCCTGGAGTTGTGATTTCTTCTTTGGACTCGGATGGTTTAAAAATACAACCTAAGACAAAAGCCGGTAGCAACACTTCAATGTGCGATCCAACAGTGGTGACGGGATCCTTCGTTAAAAAATAAATTCCCTCACTCATTGCCGTGATTGAAAATGAGTATAAAAGCACCCACGGCCAAGAGGTGGGAAGACTCACCTTACGGTACAGTTTCACGCCAGCTATAAGTATAAAAGCAATTGCAACTAAATCGACTCCCAATTGCCATACGAAACCCGCAATTATCACTTTAAGAGGAATCATTAATAAAACCGTATCCAGATCATCAAAAATGGCCAAAATACGCGTTTTTTTAAAGGCCCAGGTTGAAGCCAAACCCGCAGCCGCCAGCATAGAGAACAAGACTCCAGCCGACGTTGGCGCTGCAAAACGTCCTACCAACAAGGACTCTACCAAGGGACCTTTTTCGGAGGCTTCTGCTCCTGGCATAAGAATCCAATAGAAATATAAACTGCAGAAAATCCAGGGGAATGCGGCCGCTGTCGCTGCGACGAAATAATCCCATCCATACTCCCGCTTTTTTTTAAGATTAATTTCAAATTCGCGACCGACTTCAATCATGATGTAGGCTAAAAGAACCATGGTAATGAATTCGCGCAACTCCGACACCCAAACGGGAATGCTAAGTAGCAATGGGAGAACCTGAGAAAGAACCAAGCCTGCTAATAGCAATGCGCTAAGTAATATGACTCTTTTCATTGAGCTATATTATCACTGAGAAAATAAGCGCGAAGCTGTATTTACACACCCGACCTCTAGCTGCGACACAAGGGCAAAAAGAACATCTACAATAGAGTGGAAGATTGAGAGGCGTTATGAAATTTATTCTGACCCTATCCTTATTTTTTGTGTTGTCAAATCCATCAAAAGCCAACTCAGCAAAAGCTGAATTCGACAATCTGGGACAGGTCTTTCTGGAAGACACTGCAAAGGGGCTAAAAACTTCTTTGAATTTACAGCTAGAGCCATGGGCTCATTATTTAATTAAGCTTCAAACGTCGTGCGAAGCACGTCAGGTTCGGGAGTTTCGGCGGAGCCTTGAGTACGACTTAAAAACTAGACAGAACGGTGAAGTTAAAAGGTCTTTTTATTTTATGGGAGTCCACAGTGCCGACTTGCGATCGCAAAATATTCAAGCAATCGCAATTTACGTTTCTGATCGAACCCGATGGAGATCACTTCAGTGCTCTCCATTAAATTCGGATTTTGATTCTATTTAAACATTTGGCGAACGCGGCGAATATCCATAATCAACTCTTCAACCGTCTCGTTGAAGTTTTCAAGCTTATGAATCACCTGGCTCATATCTTTTTCTTTGCGAACATGAGCTTTAAGTTCTTTCATCGCATTTCTTGCGCCTTCAATCGAGAAACGATCGCGGTGCAAAAGTTTACGGATCAACAACGCATTTTCGACATCTTTACGAGTGTACATACGTTGATTGTTAGAGGCTTTTTTAGGGCGAAGGATTTCAAACTCTGTTTCCCAGTAACGAAGAACATATTGTTTGATACCCAAGATTTCAGCAACATCGCCGATTTTAAATCCCATTTTATCCGGGATGGCATTGATCTCTTCCAAAAGCTTGTCATCACAAAGCATTGCCGGAATCGAGATCGGAGCCGTCGCAGTCACCGGAGCAGCTGCGGACTCTTCAATGAAATCAACGTGGCTATCACCAAGAGACAACTCGGAACTATCCATTTCGAGTTGTTCTGGCTCACTATTCGTTGTCATCATAGTCGTCGTCATCATCATCGTCCTCATCTTTTAAGTGAGCGTACTCTTCACCGTTCAACATCGCTTTTAAAACTTGCGAAGGACGGAACGTAAGAACACGGCGAGCGGAAATCTTGATCTGCTCCCCTGTTTGAGGGTTGCGACCAATACGTTCGTTTTTGCCGCGAACAACGAAGTTACCAAAACCAGAGATTTTTACTTTGTCGCCGTTTTGTAAAACGTCTTTCAAAGTATCGAAGCAAAGCTCAACAAGCTCGGAAGCTTCTTTTTTCGAGAAACCGATCTTTTGATACACGTTCTCGACGATATCGGCCTTAGTCACCGTTGATTTACCTAAGTTCTGGCCAGCCATGATTTATACTCCATTTCCGCCTTCGCACTCCGTGCTTTGGCGGGATTAACCATTTCTATTACAAAGGGTAACAAGTAACTGAAAACAATCAAGAATTTATCTCACAGAAAGATCAAAATTCTTTTTCAAGCTCTCAAGCACCTTGTTTGTCGTCTCTGCGATTTGCGCTTCTTGCAGTGTGGCATTTTTGTCTTGCAGCCAGAGGCGGATCGCGACGGATTTCTTACCCGCCTCCATCTTTTCGCCTTCATACAAGTCAAAGACGTCCACATTCACTAGCAATGAACCCGCGGCTTTACGAATATCCTTAAGCACATCGCCGACTTTCAAAGTTTTCGGCATCACAAACGCAAAGTCGCGCTCTACCACCGGGAACTTTGAAATACTTTGGATGCGGTAAGGACGAGGTTGGCCTTTGTAAAGCAGATCTAAATCAAGCTCTGCCAATGCCGCAGGCACACGAATCTTATTATCATCCAAAAGAACCGGATGAAGAGTTCCGATGAAGCCCACCTTTTTACCTTCAACTAAAAGTTGAGCATATTGTCCTTGATGCAAGAAAGCTGGCACTTCTGCTTTGTTTGCTGGTGTCACCCACGTGTAAGCAGAAATATTCAAAGACTTCAGCAACACTTCAACGGCTGCTTTAAGTTCGAACACCACAGGATAATCCAAAGATTTATTCCAAAGGTTAGATGCACGCCCCCAAAGAGCTAATGCCAAACGACTTGTTTCGCCGTATCCACCGTCCTCTTTCATAAAGAACGAGTTTCCGATCTCAAACAAACGACCTTGCATATTGCCTGCGTGGAAGTTTGTATTCAGATTTTTGAATAGCCCGAAGCTCAAAGAAGTTCTCATCACATCCATTTCTTCATTCAATGGATTCATGATGCGGATTTCTTTTTCGGAAACAGACAAGCCTGCTGCTTTCAAAGTTTCCACAGAACCTAAGAAAGCTTTTTCAGCTTTAGAGCCCACGAACGCAAAGTTCACGGCCTGCTGGAAACCTTCGGCACGCATCAACTCGCTCGTCGTGCGATTCAGCATAAATGCTTTGTCGTGATGAGACGGCATGGTCTTAAACACCGGCAAAGACTCCGGGATGTGCTCATAACCATTCAAACGAGCGTACTCTTCAACCAAATCCATGTCTTGCTCAAGGTCAAAGCGGAATGTCGGAGGAAGAATTTTATAAGAACCCGTTCCTACCTGTTCAAGCTGGCACCCCAAACGCTTCATGA
It includes:
- a CDS encoding substrate-binding periplasmic protein is translated as MRTLFFIFLLWNVTALAQDKSLTLGIPYQVKRVTSIIEYQNFVQKALKDAGFESRIKVTSGKIPYDEMLSGGVDGILYDDLHIKKDRKNTVSTSFPLINTRSRFFYRKENPKFKNKNFSNAVLAELKGCVSSANKIIEEEALRRKLNFINSNSPLQSVTAVLEGKADYFIAIEEVGKSAVNSHPEAKNKIVYSEEVFKEVPLYLTFHKKHAKDMPKIERALVKNLRGDLRQYPQISENLNKDP
- a CDS encoding MerR family transcriptional regulator → MRTMMMTTTMMTTNSEPEQLEMDSSELSLGDSHVDFIEESAAAPVTATAPISIPAMLCDDKLLEEINAIPDKMGFKIGDVAEILGIKQYVLRYWETEFEILRPKKASNNQRMYTRKDVENALLIRKLLHRDRFSIEGARNAMKELKAHVRKEKDMSQVIHKLENFNETVEELIMDIRRVRQMFK
- a CDS encoding integration host factor subunit alpha is translated as MTKADIVENVYQKIGFSKKEASELVELCFDTLKDVLQNGDKVKISGFGNFVVRGKNERIGRNPQTGEQIKISARRVLTFRPSQVLKAMLNGEEYAHLKDEDDDDDDDYDDNE